The genomic interval TGACCTGGCACTACCCGATATCGGCTTGACGACGCTGACCGAAGTCGCCCACCGCGCGCGGCAAATTGCGCGCGTCACAGACCTAGGAGTGCTTGTCGACGCCGACACCGGCTTTGGCGAACCCATGTCGGCCGCACGCACCGTCGCCGAATTGGAGGACGCCGGTGTGGCCGGATGCCACCTTGAAGACCAAGTCAACCCCAAACGTTGCGGGCACTTGGACGGCAAAGAAGTCGTGCGCACAGACGTGATGGTTCGACGCATCGCAGCCGCCGTCTCGGCCCGGCGCGACCCGAACTTTGTCATCTGCGCCCGCACCGACGCCGCTGGAGTGGAAGGAATCGACGCCGCCATTGAGCGCGCGAAAGCCTACTTAGATGCGGGCGCCGACATGATTTTCACCGAAGCCCTCCACAGCGAAGCCGACTTCCGATACTTCCGGCACGCCATCCCTGATGCCTTGTTGCTGGCGAATATGACCGAATTTGGCAAAACGACGCTGCTGTCAGCCGACGTGTTGGAAGAGATTGGCTACAACGCCGTGATCTACCCCGTGACCACGCTGCGTATTGCCATGGGACAAGTAGAACAAGCACTAGCCGAAATCAAAGAACACGGTACCCAAGAAGGATGGCTGGACCGCATGCAACACCGCAGCAGATTATATGAGCTCCTGCGATACGAAGACTACAACGTCTTTGACCAGCACATTTTCACCTACAGAAAAGGAGAAAACAATGAGTGACAGCCAAGTCCGCAAAGGACTCAACGGCGTCATCTCTGACTACACAAGCATTTCCAAAGTGATGCCAGAGAGCAACTCGCTGACTTACCGTGGCTACGCCGTGGAGGATTTGGTGGAAAACTGCAGCTTTGAAGAAGTGATCTACCTCCTGTGGTTTGGGGAGCTGCCCACCACTGAACAACTCCGGACCTTCAACACGACAGGTCGAAGCTACCGCTCACTCGACGCCGGACTGATTTCCCTCATCCACTCCTTACCCAACACCTGCCACCCCATGGACGTGCTGCGCACCGCAGTGTCCTACATGGGTACCTTTGATCCCGATCCGTTTACCCGCGATGCCGATCATATCCGAAGCATTGGACACAACCTGCTTGCGCAGCTTCCCATGGTGGTTGCCATGGATATCCGCAGGCGAAGTGGGGAAGAGATCATCGCACCTGACCACAACAAAGGTATCGCTTCGAATTTCTTATCCATGGTGTTTGGCAATGATGATGGTTCTGTAGCCAACTCCGCAGATGACATCCGCGATTTTGAACGCTCCCTCATCCTCTACGCCGAGCACTCCTTCAACGCCTCCACATTCTCAGCCCGCGTGATCTCATCAACGCGATCCGATACGTATTCGGCGATCACAGGTGCGATCGGTGCTCTCAAAGGCCCACTGCACGGAGGTGCCAATGAGTTTGTCATGCACACCATGCTGGATATCGACGATCCCAACAATGCTGCCGACTGGATGGGCAAGGCGTTGGATCGTAAAGAACGCATCATGGGATTCGGGCACCGCGTGTACAAAAACGGCGACTCCAGGGTCCCCTCCATGGAGAAATCCATGCGCTCCCTTGCTGCTCGTCACCGTGGTCAAAAATGGGTGCACATGTATGAGTCGATGCAAGAAGTCATGGAGGCTCGCACTGGCATTAAACCCAACCTCGACTTCCCGGCCGGCCCTGCCTATTACATGCTGGGATTCCCCGTCGACTTCTTCACACCACTGTTTGTGCTGGCCCGAGTGTCAGGGTGGACGGCACACATCGTGGAGCAATTTGAAAACAATGCGCTGATCCGACCATTGTCTGCCTACAACGGAGTGGAAGAAAGGGAGGTGGTGCCCATTTCGGAGAGAACCTAATCAGTGAGGCTGATTTCTAAATAGCCTTGTGCCCATCTGGTGATGGTGTCGCGGCCCTCCGCCACAGCATCGCCGATGGTTTTCGGAGCGAGCACTGGATCATTGGGCAATTGGGTGGCGGGATCACCTGCGGGCACGACCTCGAGTGTGCGCTGCTTGGGATCAAGGCGTGCCAGTGCCAGTAGTTCAACACTGGTCTGCTCGCAGATAGCCCAGGTGTATTCGGTGTCCTCGTGCCAGGCTGTGGTGGCGTCCGCGATGAACTGTGCTGCATCGGCAAGGATCAGTGAGAGCGCCGGGACATCATCAATCCGATTATCTGAGGTGAGCTTGCGGGCGTAGAAACGACCGCCGTTTAGTTCCATGGGTTCCATAGTGTTTTTTAAGTGCTGCCTTTTTAGTTGAGGAGTTGGACAGGGGCTGGGCGGATAGATTCTTGACCCGATGGTGGGAATGCACGCTGCACACAGTTCTCCCGAGGACAGATCCGACAACCAGGGCCGATCTCTGCGGCGGACTCGGGATCCAAATTAAGGCCTTGGGAATACACCAAGCCTGGTGCCTCGCTGATATCGCAGCCCAGGCCGATGGCGAATTCCGCAGCAGGATACCCGAAACCATGAGTTCGACCTTTCACCGCGCGTGCGAGCCACAAATAGGTCCGGCCATCCGGCATGCGAGCAACCTGGCGGGTGATGTTTCCCTGACGTTCAAAAGCACGATGCAGCGCCCACAAAGGACAAGTGCCGTCTGTTCGCGAGAAGTGGAACGTAGCTGCAGATTGCCGCTTGGAGATATTTCCTGCACGATCCGAGCGCACAAAGAAAAACGGCACCCCTGACGCCCCCGAACGCTGCAGAGTAGACAGGCGGTGGCATGCAGACTCGAAAGACACTCCAAACGCCTCAGAGATCAACTCGATGTCATAGTGCTTATCCTGGGCGAATTCCAAAAAGCGGGTGTACGGCATGACAACAGCAGCCGCGAAATATTGGGAGAGACCCACCTTAGCCAGGCGGATA from Corynebacterium glutamicum ATCC 13032 carries:
- a CDS encoding bifunctional 2-methylcitrate synthase/citrate synthase, yielding MSDSQVRKGLNGVISDYTSISKVMPESNSLTYRGYAVEDLVENCSFEEVIYLLWFGELPTTEQLRTFNTTGRSYRSLDAGLISLIHSLPNTCHPMDVLRTAVSYMGTFDPDPFTRDADHIRSIGHNLLAQLPMVVAMDIRRRSGEEIIAPDHNKGIASNFLSMVFGNDDGSVANSADDIRDFERSLILYAEHSFNASTFSARVISSTRSDTYSAITGAIGALKGPLHGGANEFVMHTMLDIDDPNNAADWMGKALDRKERIMGFGHRVYKNGDSRVPSMEKSMRSLAARHRGQKWVHMYESMQEVMEARTGIKPNLDFPAGPAYYMLGFPVDFFTPLFVLARVSGWTAHIVEQFENNALIRPLSAYNGVEEREVVPISERT
- the prpB gene encoding methylisocitrate lyase, coding for MNLFSNGVDVGRRRQAFKAALAAPHIARLPGAFSPLIARSIEEAGFEGVYVSGAVIAADLALPDIGLTTLTEVAHRARQIARVTDLGVLVDADTGFGEPMSAARTVAELEDAGVAGCHLEDQVNPKRCGHLDGKEVVRTDVMVRRIAAAVSARRDPNFVICARTDAAGVEGIDAAIERAKAYLDAGADMIFTEALHSEADFRYFRHAIPDALLLANMTEFGKTTLLSADVLEEIGYNAVIYPVTTLRIAMGQVEQALAEIKEHGTQEGWLDRMQHRSRLYELLRYEDYNVFDQHIFTYRKGENNE